The proteins below are encoded in one region of Triticum aestivum cultivar Chinese Spring chromosome 1B, IWGSC CS RefSeq v2.1, whole genome shotgun sequence:
- the LOC123088655 gene encoding lysine-specific demethylase JMJ25-like: MDVEGGGGGGSRAAKRRGRRRIPSGDRGFSSVVRPSDEGRGIAAGNRPRRDRRTAPDTYREPSSDDEDGEEPVNNRVVQPLNIPKRSDAGKKRGPRNKKSDQDGSKAHSPDGQNHGGENTTSDDEDFKPAKKRQRRDAAKWKGSTSTAKKFKEEEEENKNGKKMLTGENARMCHQCQRNDKKKVVWCKSCNNKRYCGKCIKKWYPNLTEDELAAKCPYCRKNCNCKACLRMIGVEEPQQKEISEENQISYACHIMRLLLPWLGELQKEQMEEKKLEARILGVSMDEMKLEQIKCGPDERIYCNRCRTSIFDFHRSCKHCFYDMCLICCRELRKGEIPGGEEVENVQYENRGKDYIFGKNFHSKGENRRDSLRRKMDSPTDGSKSCSLLLWRANSDGGIPCPPKEMGGCGGSDLDLKCMFPEKMHADLQERADKVVRSGIFGKATFSRSDQCPCFDHSGTVRTEVKTVRKAADRKGSSDNYLYCPVATDLGDDDLIHFQMHWAKGEPVVVSDVLQSTSGLSWAPMVMWRALRERAKGKAEDEKFDVRVVDCLDWCEGSLKIREFFKGYTNGRNHRRPHWPEMLKLKDWPPSSTFDKRLPRHGAEFISALPFPEYTNPKCGPLNLSVKLPAGVMKPDLGPKSYIAYGFSEELGRGDSVTKLHCDVSDAVNIQTHTYEVPCETYDLCRIKKVQENMRKQDLQELRGDLNSRTELRAQPSVDGSYEAVMTSCSMESYKDSSNGLHINAPHRDATDAVKDKGTPHKSVTKSDEIRNGTHLYYQRRANRKVRQDKASDPPKPVPGKFDEIGKGIRRKVHQNKATDPPKPVPEKTEKDKTGGALWDIFRREDSEKLQKYLRNHASEFRHIHCNPVNQVIHPIHDQTFYLTEKHKKKLKKEYGVEPWTFEQKLGDAVFIPAGCPHQVRNLKSCTKVAMDFVSPENVGECVKLTDEFRALPSAHKAKEDKLEIKKMALYAFLDVLKFLGRHVEGSKSGDVQPNQSSGGTAEEKPKRRGTRARGGSRSRM, from the exons ATGGacgtagaaggaggaggaggaggagggtcccGAGCGGCGAAAcgacggggaaggaggaggatcCCGAGCGGCGACCGTGGCTTCTCGTCGGTGGTGAGGCCCTCCGACGAAGGCCGCGGCATAGCGGCCGGGAACAGGCCGCGGAGGGACAGGAGGACGGCGCCGGACACCTACCGCGAGCCCAGCTCCGACGATGAG GATGGTGAGGAACCTGTGAATAATCGAGTTGTTCAGCCTCTGAACATACCCAAGAGAAGTGATGCAGGGAAAAAGAGGGGGCCCAGAAATAAGaaatcagatcaagatggcagcaAGGCCCACTCCCCGGATGGGCAAAACCATGGTGGAGAGAATACG ACTAGCGATGATGAGGATTTCAAGCCTGCAAAGAAACGGCAAAGAAGAGATGCAGCAAAGTGGAAGGGTTCCACTTCCACCGCAAAAAAGTttaaggaagaggaagaagaaaataaG AATGGGAAGAAGATGTTGaccggggaaaatgctcgaatgtgCCACCAGTGCCAGAGAAATGACAAGAAGAAGGTGGTCTGGTGTAAGTCATGCAATAACAAACGATACTGTGGGAAATGCATCAAGAAATG GTATCCCAATTTGACAGAAGATGAATTAGCGGCAAAATGTCCGTACTGTCGCAAGAACTGTAATTGCAAGGCATGCTTACGAATGATAGGAGTTGAAGAG CCTCAACAAAAGGAAATTTCTGAAGAAAATCAAATTAGTTATGCATGCCATATCATGCGCTTGTTGCTTCCTTGGCTAGGAGAGCTGCAAAAGGAGCAGATGGAAGAAAAGAAATTAGAGGCCCGTATACTAG GAGTTTCGATGGATGAAATGAAGTTGGAACAGATCAAGTGTGGCCCTGATGAGCGTATCTATTG TAACAGGTGTAGAACTTCTATATTCGATTTTCATAGAAGCTGCAAGCATTGTTTCTATGATATGTGCCTCATCTGCTGCCGGGAGCTTCGCAAAGGTGAGATCCCCGGAGGAGAAGAGGTGGAGAATGTGCAGTATGAGAATAGAGGAAAGGACTATATTTTTGGCAAGAATTTTCATTCAAAGGGTGAGAATCGAAGGGACTCTTTGAGGAGGAAGATGGACTCTCCTACTGATGGTAGCAAATCTTGCTCTCTGCTACTATGGAGAGCAAATAGTGATGGTGGCATACCTTGCCCACCAAAGGAAATGGGGGGCTGTGGTGGTTCTGACTTGGACCTCAAATGCATGTTTCCGGAGAAAATGCATGCTGACTTACAAGAGAGAGCTGACAAAGTTGTGAGGAGTGGAATATTTGGAAAAGCAACATTTAGTAGAAGTGACCAGTGCCCTTGTTTTGATCATTCGGGCACGGTAAGAACTGAGGTAAAGACAGTACGGAAGGCTGCAGATAGGAAGGGCTCAAGTGATAACTACCTATATTGTCCAGTTGCCACTGATCTCGGTGATGATGATCTAATTCACTTCCAGATGCATTGGGCAAAGGGTGAGCCAGTTGTTGTCTCTGATGTTCTTCAATCAACCTCTGGTTTAAGTTGGGCACCGATGGTTATGTGGCGGGCATTGCGTGAAAGAGCCAAGGGCAAGGCAGAAGATGAGAAGTTTGATGTGAGGGTAGTAGATTGCCTTGATTGGTGTGAG GGGTCACTTAAAATCCGCGAGTTCTTTAAGGGATATACAAATGGCAGAAATCATCGCAGGCCTCACTGGCCTGAGATGCTTAAGTTGAAGGACTGGCCTCCTTCTAGTACGTTTGACAAGAGGTTGCCTCGCCATGGTGCTGAATTTATCAGCGCGTTGCCATTTCCTGAGTACACCAATCCAAAATGTGGTCCACTAAATCTTTCGGTCAAGCTTCCTGCTGGTGTCATGAAACCAGATCTTGGGCCGAAAAGTTACATTGCTTATGGATTTTCCGAAGAGTTAGGCCGGGGTGACTCAGTGACCAAGCTTCATTGTGATGTTTCTGATGCG GTAAATATCCAAACACACACTTACGAAGTGCCATGTGAGACATATGATCTTTGTCGGATTAAAAAAGTCCAGGAAAACATGAGAAAGCAAGATCTTCAGGAACTGCGTGGGGATTTGAATTCACGCACTGAGCTTAGGGCACAGCCATCTGTTGATGGATCTTACGAAGCcgtgatgacttcatgtagtatgGAAAGTTATAAAGATAGTTCTAATG GTTTGCACATAAATGCTCCACATCGCGATGCTACAGATGCTGTTAAGGATAAAGGGACACCTCATAAATCTGTTACCAAATCcgatgagatccgcaacggaactCATTTGTACTATCAACGTCGTGCTAACAGAAAGGTGCGTCAAGATAAAGCCAGTGATCCTCCCAAGCCAGTTCCTGGTAAATTTGATGAGATTGGCAAAGGAATTCGTAGAAAGGTGCATCAAAATAAAGCTACTGATCCTCCCAAGCCAGTTCCTGAGAAGACAGAGAAAGATAAAACTGGTGGTGCTTTGTGGGATATATTCCGAAGAGAGGATTCAGAGAAATTACAAAAATATCTACGGAACCATGCCTCGGAGTTTCGCCACATCCACTGCAATCCTGTGAATCAG GTTATCCACCCAATTCATGATCAGACATTCTATCTGACAGAAAAACATAAGAAGAAGCTCAAGAAAGAATATG GTGTTGAGCCATGGACTTTTGAGCAGAAGCTTGGCGACGCAGTTTTCATTCCTGCCGGGTGTCCTCACCAAGTCAGGAATTTGAAG TCTTGCACCAAGGTTGCGATGGACTTTGTTTCCCCAGAAAATGTGGGTGAGTGTGTTAAGCTGACGGACGAGTTCAGGGCACTTCCATCTGCCCACAAGGCCAAAGAAGATAAGCTAGAG ATCAAGAAGATGGCTTTGTATGCGTTTCTCGATGTTCTCAAATTCTTGGGACGTCACGTGGAAGG GTCAAAGAGCGGGGATGTGCAGCCCAACCAGTCCAGCGGTGGCACTGCAGAGGAAAAGCCTAAAAGGAGGGGTACCCGCGCAAGAGGTGGCTCTCGGTCTCGGATGTGA